One window of Methanobrevibacter woesei genomic DNA carries:
- the polC gene encoding DNA polymerase II large subunit, with product MDYFERLEKETHHLYEIANKARSKGLDVNLETEVPLAKDLAERVEGLVGPEGVANRIKELEKDIDRESVAFEIAAEIASGKFELTGEKANYDREQRCDQGLRTALAILTEGVVAAPLEGISQVKIKKNFDSSEYIAVYFAGPIRSAGGTAAALAVLLGDKIKEAIGINDFKPIEDEVERYVEEVELYESEVTNLQYSPTPEEVRFAANHIPVEVTGEPTDQVEVSHRDLERVETNNIRGGALLAMIEGVVQKSKKILKISKKLKLQNWDWLSEYSKPKTDDSSDDSSSSDIVTEPKYIQDIIGGRPVLGYPSEKGGFRLRYGRSRNTGLAAMGVHPATMTLLDFLAVGTQLKIEHPGKGNCVVPVDSIEGPIVKLKNGDVVKIKTIKEAKECKGKLSEILFLGDMLVAFGEFLRNNQPLLESGWCEEWWIGTLVESENFNKETNTLDLNKLEQGDLTASEAFELSEKYNIALHPEYTYCYHDVTIRDLNSLIELILKHKEEYDPEKGLELPLSYQKRVLEILGVPHIVRENKIIIDKDHSYSLINTLKTKLPPLKDTMEAVNRVSSIKIKKKAPVYIGTRVGRPEKSKERLMRPAPHVLFPIGNNGGSRRLVATAAKKGSIKIDMARRICTNPDCKLTSQNSICPYCGAPTEIGKAGIKSINLSSMLKKASDHVNIRKVDEMKGVVGMISESKLPEPLEKGILRAKNEVFTFKDATIRHDSTDLPLTHFIPKEVGVTVEKLLEMGYEHDCYGQPIESEDQIIELRVQDVVISENCANYLVNVANFIDDELVKLYEMDSFYNVKEKSDLIGHLIAGLAPHTSAGVLGRIVGFTKALCCYAHPYFHSAKRRNCDSDEDSVMLLLDALINFSKNYLPNTRGGSMDAPLVLSSRIDPEEIDDESHNLDIFERFPVEFYEKTKDPLKPAEVLDLVDNVGNHLGTPEQYEGLMFSHHTSSIHAGPTVCLYKRLPSMKEKVDAQIELAELIRAVDQRGVVEKVLSSHFLPDIMGNSRAFSKQKVRCTKCGSKYRRIPLSGKCKCGGNLILSVSKGSVTKYLDISQELVNRYPVSPYLKQRLEIQEYGINSLFESDKSKQSSLDVFF from the coding sequence ATGGATTATTTTGAGAGATTAGAAAAGGAAACACACCACTTATACGAAATAGCTAATAAAGCTCGCTCAAAAGGATTGGATGTTAACTTAGAAACTGAAGTTCCACTAGCAAAGGATTTAGCTGAAAGAGTTGAAGGGCTTGTTGGTCCTGAAGGTGTAGCTAATCGTATAAAAGAATTAGAAAAGGATATTGACCGTGAATCAGTTGCCTTTGAAATAGCTGCAGAAATTGCATCTGGAAAATTTGAACTTACTGGTGAAAAGGCAAATTATGACCGTGAACAAAGATGTGACCAAGGTTTAAGAACTGCACTAGCTATTCTTACTGAAGGAGTAGTAGCAGCACCTTTAGAAGGAATTTCACAGGTAAAAATTAAGAAGAACTTTGATTCCTCAGAATATATTGCAGTTTATTTTGCAGGACCAATCAGAAGTGCTGGAGGAACTGCTGCTGCATTAGCTGTACTTTTAGGAGATAAAATTAAAGAAGCAATAGGAATTAACGATTTTAAACCTATTGAAGATGAAGTTGAAAGATATGTGGAAGAAGTAGAACTTTATGAATCTGAAGTTACTAACTTACAATACTCTCCAACTCCTGAAGAAGTAAGATTTGCTGCAAACCATATTCCAGTAGAAGTTACAGGAGAACCAACAGATCAAGTAGAAGTATCACATAGAGACCTTGAAAGAGTAGAAACTAACAATATCCGTGGTGGAGCACTTCTTGCTATGATTGAAGGAGTAGTTCAAAAATCCAAAAAAATCCTTAAAATATCCAAAAAACTTAAATTACAAAATTGGGACTGGCTTTCTGAATATTCAAAACCAAAAACCGATGACAGCTCAGATGACAGTTCATCCAGTGATATTGTAACCGAACCAAAATATATTCAGGATATTATTGGTGGAAGACCTGTTTTAGGATACCCTTCAGAAAAAGGAGGATTCCGTTTAAGATATGGGCGTTCAAGAAACACTGGTCTTGCAGCAATGGGTGTTCACCCTGCAACAATGACCTTATTAGACTTTTTAGCTGTTGGAACACAACTTAAGATAGAACATCCGGGAAAAGGTAACTGTGTTGTTCCCGTTGACTCCATTGAAGGGCCTATTGTAAAACTTAAAAATGGAGATGTAGTTAAAATTAAAACTATTAAAGAAGCTAAAGAATGCAAAGGAAAACTTAGTGAAATATTATTCCTAGGTGACATGTTAGTTGCATTTGGTGAATTTTTAAGGAATAACCAGCCTCTTCTTGAATCTGGATGGTGTGAAGAATGGTGGATTGGAACATTAGTTGAAAGTGAAAACTTCAACAAAGAAACAAACACCTTAGATTTAAACAAATTAGAGCAGGGAGATTTAACAGCTAGTGAAGCTTTTGAGTTATCTGAAAAATATAACATTGCATTGCATCCAGAATACACTTACTGCTACCATGATGTAACTATTAGAGATTTAAACTCTTTAATTGAATTAATATTAAAACATAAAGAGGAATATGACCCTGAAAAAGGACTGGAACTTCCATTATCCTATCAAAAAAGAGTTTTAGAAATTCTTGGAGTCCCCCACATTGTAAGGGAAAATAAAATAATTATTGATAAAGATCATAGCTATTCTTTGATTAATACTCTTAAAACTAAATTACCTCCTTTAAAAGACACAATGGAAGCAGTTAACAGAGTAAGTTCAATTAAAATAAAGAAAAAAGCTCCAGTTTACATTGGTACCCGTGTAGGTAGGCCTGAAAAATCTAAAGAAAGATTAATGCGTCCTGCACCACATGTTTTATTCCCAATTGGAAATAATGGAGGAAGTAGAAGATTAGTAGCTACTGCTGCAAAAAAAGGTAGCATCAAAATTGACATGGCAAGGAGAATTTGTACTAATCCCGATTGTAAACTTACATCTCAAAATTCAATCTGTCCTTACTGTGGTGCTCCAACAGAAATTGGAAAAGCAGGTATAAAATCAATCAATCTTTCTTCAATGCTTAAAAAAGCATCTGACCATGTGAATATTAGAAAAGTAGATGAAATGAAGGGAGTTGTAGGTATGATTTCAGAATCTAAACTTCCAGAACCTCTTGAAAAAGGAATTTTAAGAGCAAAAAATGAAGTATTCACATTTAAAGATGCAACAATACGTCACGATTCAACAGATTTACCTTTAACCCATTTTATACCAAAAGAAGTTGGTGTTACTGTTGAAAAACTCCTAGAAATGGGATATGAGCACGACTGTTATGGTCAACCAATTGAAAGTGAAGATCAAATTATTGAACTTAGAGTACAAGATGTGGTTATTTCAGAGAACTGTGCTAATTATTTAGTTAATGTAGCTAACTTTATTGATGATGAGCTTGTAAAACTATATGAAATGGATAGTTTCTATAATGTAAAAGAAAAATCTGATTTAATTGGTCATTTAATAGCAGGATTAGCACCACATACATCTGCAGGTGTTTTAGGAAGAATTGTTGGATTTACAAAAGCATTATGCTGTTATGCTCATCCTTATTTCCATTCTGCTAAACGTAGAAACTGTGACAGTGACGAAGATTCTGTAATGCTTCTTTTAGATGCATTAATAAACTTCTCTAAAAATTACCTTCCAAATACAAGAGGAGGAAGTATGGATGCTCCTTTAGTTTTATCTTCAAGAATTGATCCTGAAGAGATTGACGATGAATCTCATAACTTAGATATCTTTGAAAGGTTCCCAGTTGAGTTTTATGAAAAAACTAAAGACCCATTAAAACCTGCAGAAGTTCTTGATTTAGTAGATAATGTTGGAAACCATCTTGGAACCCCTGAACAATATGAAGGTTTAATGTTTTCACACCATACCTCAAGTATCCATGCAGGACCAACTGTATGTCTTTACAAGAGATTACCTTCAATGAAAGAAAAGGTTGATGCTCAAATCGAACTTGCAGAGTTGATTAGAGCTGTTGACCAAAGAGGAGTTGTTGAAAAAGTATTATCTTCTCATTTCTTACCAGACATTATGGGTAACTCAAGAGCATTTTCCAAGCAAAAAGTCAGGTGTACCAAATGTGGTTCCAAATATAGACGTATTCCACTTTCTGGAAAATGTAAATGTGGAGGAAATCTAATTCTTAGTGTATCAAAAGGTTCTGTTACAAAATATCTTGATATTTCCCAAGAACTTGTTAATAGATACCCTGTTTCTCCTTATTTAAAACAGCGTCTTGAAATTCAAGAGTATGGAATTAACTCACTATTTGAAAGTGATAAATCCAAACAAAGTTCACTAGATGTATTTTTCTAG
- a CDS encoding nucleoside deaminase: MTNDNYFINLAIEEAKVSLREGGLPIGAVLVKDNKVISKGHNRLIQNNSVILHAEMDAIENAGPLTHEDYRKCTLYTTLSPCPMCSGAVVLYNIPKVVIGDNSTLMGAEEFLKANDVEVVVLNDVNCKNLFEEFTRKNPEIWQKELAKVGNSTESKI; this comes from the coding sequence ATGACTAATGATAATTATTTTATAAATTTAGCTATTGAAGAGGCTAAGGTCTCTCTTAGGGAAGGTGGACTTCCAATTGGTGCTGTCCTTGTTAAAGATAATAAAGTAATCTCAAAAGGACATAATCGTTTAATTCAAAACAATTCTGTAATTTTACATGCTGAAATGGATGCTATTGAAAATGCAGGTCCTTTAACACATGAAGATTATAGAAAATGTACCTTATATACAACTCTTTCTCCATGCCCAATGTGTTCTGGTGCTGTAGTTTTATATAATATTCCAAAAGTAGTTATTGGAGATAATTCCACTTTAATGGGAGCAGAAGAGTTTTTAAAGGCAAATGATGTTGAAGTTGTTGTTTTAAATGATGTAAATTGTAAAAATCTTTTTGAAGAGTTTACTCGCAAAAATCCAGAGATTTGGCAAAAAGAATTAGCTAAAGTTGGAAACTCTACTGAAAGTAAAATATAA
- a CDS encoding acyltransferase — translation MSIENIENTESKEIVESENNEDINTSSEEVSGDNMENNEEVDSENENLDKVQNLIKEKDEKLSNQSQELHYLTNDIIPNLKKENSELKSLKIELTQALEKTTKKYYDQLDINADLSDKLTKTSADFAVSKVRMDKLESEVEEAKKEADSKVKEVASEEIEALKAENEKLSSELSEKVKEVSSLNDKVPALQKEIDNLRKDLIEVGNYKEQVNENVKAEINSYKNHIKALEEELRNKQSKYDELYTESQRTINGLNEQVQKLRKAIDDHSKRGFLGRLSKKSILDE, via the coding sequence ATGTCTATAGAAAATATTGAAAATACTGAATCAAAGGAAATTGTCGAATCTGAGAATAATGAAGACATTAATACTTCTTCTGAAGAAGTGTCAGGAGATAATATGGAAAATAATGAAGAAGTAGATAGTGAAAATGAGAATTTAGATAAAGTTCAAAACTTAATTAAAGAGAAAGATGAAAAACTAAGTAACCAATCCCAAGAACTTCATTATCTTACAAATGACATAATTCCTAATCTTAAAAAAGAAAATTCAGAGCTTAAATCATTAAAAATAGAATTAACTCAAGCTTTAGAAAAAACTACTAAAAAATATTATGATCAATTAGATATTAACGCGGATTTAAGTGATAAATTAACTAAAACAAGCGCTGATTTTGCTGTATCTAAAGTTAGAATGGATAAATTAGAATCTGAAGTTGAAGAAGCTAAAAAAGAAGCAGATTCTAAAGTTAAAGAAGTTGCTTCAGAAGAAATTGAAGCTTTAAAAGCTGAAAATGAAAAACTTTCCAGTGAATTATCTGAAAAAGTTAAAGAAGTTAGTTCATTAAATGATAAAGTTCCTGCACTTCAAAAAGAAATTGATAATTTAAGAAAAGATCTTATTGAAGTGGGTAATTATAAAGAACAAGTTAATGAAAATGTGAAAGCTGAAATCAATAGCTATAAAAATCATATTAAAGCATTAGAAGAAGAGTTAAGAAATAAACAATCAAAATATGATGAATTATACACTGAATCTCAAAGAACTATTAATGGTTTAAATGAACAAGTTCAAAAACTTAGAAAAGCTATTGATGATCACTCTAAAAGAGGGTTCTTAGGTAGACTCTCAAAAAAATCAATTCTTGATGAATAA
- the lysS gene encoding lysine--tRNA ligase, whose translation MKHWIERIADELSEKNIDKHVIASGTSISGSIHIGNSCDVFIASAIGRELKKRGMEVETIWIADDHDPLRKVPFPLPESYDKYLGMPYSNIPCPEGCCASFVEHFEKPFLGVLDDYGIDIELKSGFEMYKEGVYNEYIRTSLEKAPEIREIFNQYRREPLADDWLPYNPICEECGRVNTTFAYDFDGDIVKYRCDCGHEGEMDIKTGNGKLTWRVEWAARWKIFGTTCEPFGKDHAASGGSYDVSSIISKEIFDYEAPYPVPYEWITLDGDAMSKSKGVFFTPAQWLEIGPAESLNYYLFRSKPMKSKDFSPKMSFLDFMDQFDKVEKVFFNEEEAPSEKEDKKFRKIYEMAQINEGEPLPFRPPYRFLVNAYQIAGNDLEKIFTILKNNSQLTKSFEDKEFSDLTETELKQYQERVNNVINWLDTYAPKFVKFQVQEKSVPKLPLTDEQTTFLKDLASLIEEKTFKTAEELHDAMYEILEAQGLKPQKGFQAIYKMILGQKQGPRAASFLLSLDKDFVVKRLRQEA comes from the coding sequence ATGAAACATTGGATTGAAAGAATAGCTGATGAATTAAGTGAAAAAAACATTGATAAACATGTTATAGCAAGTGGTACTTCCATTTCAGGGTCTATTCACATTGGTAACTCCTGTGATGTATTTATAGCTAGTGCAATTGGCCGTGAACTTAAAAAAAGAGGAATGGAAGTTGAAACTATATGGATTGCTGATGACCACGACCCACTTAGAAAAGTACCATTTCCACTTCCTGAAAGCTATGACAAATATCTTGGTATGCCTTACTCCAACATCCCATGTCCAGAAGGATGCTGTGCAAGCTTTGTAGAACACTTTGAAAAACCATTTTTAGGAGTTTTAGATGATTATGGAATAGATATTGAACTTAAATCTGGTTTTGAAATGTACAAAGAAGGAGTTTACAACGAATACATTAGAACTTCACTTGAAAAAGCTCCAGAAATAAGGGAAATTTTCAACCAATATAGAAGAGAACCATTAGCTGATGACTGGTTACCTTACAATCCAATTTGTGAAGAATGTGGACGTGTAAACACCACTTTTGCTTATGACTTTGATGGTGATATCGTAAAATACAGATGTGACTGCGGTCATGAAGGAGAAATGGATATTAAAACAGGAAATGGAAAACTTACCTGGAGAGTTGAATGGGCTGCAAGATGGAAAATCTTTGGAACTACTTGCGAACCATTTGGAAAAGACCATGCTGCCAGTGGCGGGTCTTACGATGTAAGTAGCATTATTTCTAAAGAAATCTTTGATTACGAAGCACCTTATCCAGTTCCTTATGAATGGATTACTCTTGATGGAGATGCAATGAGTAAATCTAAAGGAGTATTCTTCACCCCTGCACAATGGTTAGAAATTGGACCAGCTGAAAGTCTTAACTATTACTTATTTAGAAGTAAACCAATGAAATCAAAAGATTTCTCACCTAAAATGTCATTTTTAGATTTCATGGATCAATTTGATAAAGTTGAAAAAGTATTTTTCAATGAAGAAGAAGCACCATCTGAAAAAGAAGATAAAAAATTCAGAAAAATCTATGAAATGGCACAAATCAATGAAGGAGAACCTTTACCATTTAGACCTCCTTACAGATTCCTTGTTAATGCTTACCAAATAGCTGGAAATGACCTTGAAAAAATATTCACAATTCTTAAAAACAATTCCCAACTAACTAAAAGCTTTGAAGATAAGGAATTCTCTGATTTAACTGAAACAGAATTAAAACAATATCAGGAACGTGTAAATAATGTAATTAATTGGTTAGACACTTACGCTCCTAAATTTGTAAAATTCCAAGTGCAAGAGAAAAGTGTTCCAAAATTACCACTTACCGATGAACAAACTACCTTCTTAAAAGATTTAGCTAGTTTAATAGAAGAAAAAACCTTTAAAACAGCTGAAGAACTCCATGATGCAATGTATGAAATTCTTGAAGCACAAGGTTTAAAACCACAAAAAGGTTTCCAAGCTATTTATAAAATGATTCTTGGTCAAAAACAAGGCCCTAGAGCTGCTTCTTTCTTATTATCTTTAGATAAAGACTTTGTTGTTAAAAGATTAAGACAAGAAGCTTAA